The genomic segment GAACCGCTACGCCGTGCGATCGGCGAGCGCTACCTGACCTATGCGTTGTCGACGATCATGCACCGCGCGCTGCCCGATGCGCGCGACGGGCTGAAACCCGTGCACCGCCGCATCCTCTTCGCCATGCGCGAGCTGCGGCTGTCCTCCACCGGCGGCTTCCGCAAGTCGGCCAAGATCTCGGGCGACGTGATGGGCAACTACCATCCCCACGGCGACGCCGCGATCTATGACGCGATGGCGCGTCTGGCGCAGGATTTCGCGGTCCGCTACCCGCTGGTCGACGGGCAGGGGAATTTCGGCAATATCGACGGCGACAACCCCGCCGCCAGCCGCTACACCGAAGCGCGTATGACAGCCGTCGCCGAGGCGATGCTCGAAGGGCTGAACGAAAACGCGGTCGACTTCCGAGACAATTACGATGGCACCCTGCGCGAGCCCGTGGTGCTGCCCGCCTCCTTCCCGAACCTGCTGGCCAACGGCTCCAGCGGCATTGCGGTCGGCATGGCCACCAACATCCCGCCGCACAATATCGGCGAGCTGGTCGATGCCTGCCTGCACATGATCGCCACGCCCGACTGCCGTGACGACACGCTCATGAATTTCGTCAAGGGCCCCGACTTCCCCACCGGCGGGGTCGTCGTCGAGCCGCACGAGAACATGGCCCAGGCCTATCGCACCGGCCGCGGCGCCTTCCGCCTGCGCTGCCTCTGGCACACCGAAGACCTCGGCCGCGGGCAGTGGCAGGTCGTCGTCACCGAGATTCCCTACCAGGTTCAGAAATCCAAGCTGATCGAGAAGCTGGCCGAGGTCATCCAGACCAAGAAGGTGCCGATCCTCGCCGACGTGCGGGATGAAAGCGCCGATGACGTGCGCATCGTTCTCGAACCGCGCTCGAAGAACGTCGAGCCCGACGTTCTGATGAACATGCTCTACCGCAACTCCGACCTCGAAGTGCGGTTTTCGCTGAACATGAACGTGCTGATCGACGGGGTGACCCCCAAGGTCTGCTCGATGAAGGAAGTGCTGCGCGCCTTCCTCGACTTCCGGCGCGAAGTGCTAATCCGCCGCTCGCGGCACCGCCTGCAGAAGATCGACCACCGGCTCGAAGTGCTGCAGGGCCTGATCACGGCCTTTTTGAACCTCGACCGGGTGATCGAGATCATCCGCTACGACGACGACCCCAAGGCTGCGCTGATGTACGAGGACTGGAGCAAACCGCACCAGGCCTCGCTCACCCGCGCCATGGACGAAAGCCAGTACCGCT from the Roseovarius indicus genome contains:
- a CDS encoding DNA topoisomerase IV subunit A; this translates as MSDLLDDPNIDPEAVAEPLRRAIGERYLTYALSTIMHRALPDARDGLKPVHRRILFAMRELRLSSTGGFRKSAKISGDVMGNYHPHGDAAIYDAMARLAQDFAVRYPLVDGQGNFGNIDGDNPAASRYTEARMTAVAEAMLEGLNENAVDFRDNYDGTLREPVVLPASFPNLLANGSSGIAVGMATNIPPHNIGELVDACLHMIATPDCRDDTLMNFVKGPDFPTGGVVVEPHENMAQAYRTGRGAFRLRCLWHTEDLGRGQWQVVVTEIPYQVQKSKLIEKLAEVIQTKKVPILADVRDESADDVRIVLEPRSKNVEPDVLMNMLYRNSDLEVRFSLNMNVLIDGVTPKVCSMKEVLRAFLDFRREVLIRRSRHRLQKIDHRLEVLQGLITAFLNLDRVIEIIRYDDDPKAALMYEDWSKPHQASLTRAMDESQYRSPLAGVDIAALTLVSEADAAATGILAETAPEREMPQMYEGRENGLSDVQAEAILNMRLRSLRRLEEEALVKERDDLMAERAEIEDLLEDETVQWNAIASQLKEVKKTFGKDYEGAARRTRIEEAGEVEEVPLEAMIDREPITVVCSKMGWIRAMTGHIDLNRELKFKDGDGPRFIFHAETTDRLLVFGSNGRFYTLSAANLPGGRGMGEPLRLMVDLPNEAEIVSLFIHRPGRKLLVASTAGDGFLVGEDDVVAQTRSGKQVLNVRGDVRALVCKPATGDHVACVGENRKVLVFPADELPEMGRGKGVRLQRYKDGGLSDATTFNLSEGLSWLDPAGRTRTETNLEEWLGKRAGAGRMAPRGFPRDNTFT